From one Streptomyces sp. SCSIO 30461 genomic stretch:
- a CDS encoding polyprenyl synthetase family protein, with product MTVVEPFGLNVRDQALEADVQAGLAAVEAGLLDATKSEVPFITEAAQHLVRAGGKRFRPLLVMLAAQFGDPYAPGVVPSAVVVELTHLATLYHDDVMDEADVRRGVASANARWGNSLAVLTGDFLFARASHILADLGPDAIRVQAEAFERLVTGQILETAGSREDSDPVAHYLDVLGGKTGSLVAVSGRMGAMMAGADERVVDTLTQYGERLGVAFQLADDVLDIASDSHESGKTPGTDLREGVPTLPVLRLREQAAAHRRPDDLELVELLDGDLADDARHAEVLSRLRVHPALERARQDTLRYAEEARAMLAPLPEGPARAALEDLCNAVVHRAG from the coding sequence GTGACCGTCGTCGAGCCGTTCGGGCTGAACGTGCGGGACCAGGCTCTTGAGGCCGATGTCCAGGCCGGATTGGCGGCAGTCGAGGCCGGGCTGCTCGATGCCACCAAGAGTGAGGTGCCCTTCATCACGGAGGCCGCGCAGCACCTCGTGCGCGCCGGCGGAAAGCGATTCAGGCCGCTGCTGGTGATGCTGGCCGCGCAGTTCGGCGATCCGTACGCGCCGGGTGTCGTGCCCTCGGCCGTGGTCGTGGAGCTGACACATCTGGCTACGCTGTACCACGACGACGTGATGGACGAGGCGGATGTGCGCCGCGGCGTGGCCAGCGCCAACGCACGCTGGGGCAACTCGCTGGCCGTCCTCACCGGCGACTTCCTCTTCGCCCGTGCCTCCCACATCCTGGCGGACCTGGGGCCCGACGCCATACGGGTCCAGGCCGAGGCGTTCGAGCGACTGGTCACGGGCCAGATCCTGGAGACCGCGGGGTCGCGTGAGGACTCCGACCCCGTCGCGCACTACCTCGATGTGCTGGGTGGCAAGACCGGCTCGCTGGTCGCCGTCTCCGGGCGGATGGGCGCGATGATGGCGGGCGCCGACGAGCGCGTCGTCGACACCCTCACTCAGTACGGTGAGCGGCTCGGTGTCGCCTTCCAGCTGGCCGACGACGTACTCGACATCGCCTCCGACTCGCACGAGTCCGGAAAGACCCCCGGTACCGATCTTCGCGAGGGCGTTCCCACGCTGCCCGTGCTCCGGCTGAGGGAGCAGGCAGCGGCGCACCGGCGGCCCGATGACCTGGAGCTCGTGGAACTGCTGGACGGGGATCTGGCGGACGACGCACGGCATGCGGAGGTGCTGTCCCGGCTGCGGGTCCACCCCGCCCTCGAACGGGCACGGCAGGACACGCTGCGGTACGCGGAGGAAGCACGGGCGATGCTGGCGCCGCTGCCGG
- the fahA gene encoding fumarylacetoacetase, with protein MPEQSPLDLAEGDPFGPHNLPYGVFTTAAEPDRRRLGVRIGNHVLDAGAAAHTLGSPYAALLAQPSLGPLLAAGRTAWRDVRRALTAWVTVPAHRQDIEPLLHPLAAVTLHLPYEVADYVDFYASEHHATNVGHIFRPDGEPLTPNWKHLPIGYHGRSGTVVVSGTDVVRPHGQRKPPADPAPLFGPSVKLDIEAEVGFVVGTPSEHGRPVPLSGFRDHVFGLHLLNDWSARDIQAWEYVPLGPFLGKSFATSVSAWVTPLEALDAARVSPPARDFDLLPYLDDSGDEEPGGFELHITVTINGEVISEPPFATMYWTAAQQLAHMTVNGASLRTGDLYGSGTVSGPEPHQRGSLLELTWNGRDPLDLPEGKRTFLEDGDEVTITAWAPGPDGVRVGLGEVTGRVTSAVR; from the coding sequence ATGCCCGAGCAGAGCCCGCTCGACCTGGCCGAAGGCGATCCCTTCGGCCCGCACAACCTCCCGTACGGGGTCTTCACCACCGCGGCAGAGCCCGACCGCCGCCGGCTCGGCGTCCGGATCGGCAACCACGTGCTCGACGCCGGAGCCGCGGCACACACGCTCGGCTCCCCCTATGCCGCGCTCCTCGCGCAACCGAGTCTGGGACCGCTGCTCGCGGCGGGCCGTACGGCCTGGCGCGACGTACGGCGCGCGCTCACCGCATGGGTGACCGTTCCGGCCCACCGCCAGGACATCGAGCCGCTGCTCCACCCGCTCGCGGCGGTGACCCTGCACCTCCCCTACGAGGTCGCCGACTATGTCGACTTCTACGCAAGCGAGCACCACGCCACCAACGTCGGACACATCTTCCGGCCGGACGGCGAGCCGCTGACCCCCAACTGGAAGCATCTGCCGATCGGTTACCACGGGCGCTCCGGCACCGTCGTGGTCTCCGGCACGGATGTCGTCCGGCCCCACGGCCAGCGCAAGCCCCCTGCCGACCCGGCGCCGCTCTTCGGGCCTTCGGTCAAGTTGGACATCGAGGCGGAGGTCGGCTTCGTCGTGGGCACCCCGAGCGAGCACGGCCGGCCCGTGCCCCTGTCGGGTTTCCGCGACCATGTCTTCGGGCTGCACCTGCTCAACGACTGGTCCGCACGCGACATCCAGGCCTGGGAATACGTCCCGCTCGGCCCGTTCCTCGGCAAGTCCTTCGCCACCTCCGTGTCCGCCTGGGTCACCCCGCTGGAGGCACTCGACGCCGCCCGGGTGTCCCCGCCCGCGCGTGACTTCGATCTGCTGCCCTATCTGGACGACTCGGGCGACGAGGAGCCCGGCGGCTTCGAGCTGCACATCACGGTCACGATCAACGGAGAGGTCATCAGCGAGCCGCCGTTCGCGACGATGTACTGGACCGCCGCACAGCAGCTCGCGCACATGACCGTGAACGGCGCCTCGCTGCGCACCGGCGATCTCTACGGCTCCGGTACGGTCAGCGGCCCCGAGCCGCACCAGCGCGGCTCGCTCCTCGAACTCACCTGGAACGGACGGGATCCGCTCGACCTGCCGGAAGGCAAGCGGACCTTCCTGGAGGACGGCGACGAGGTCACCATCACCGCGTGGGCTCCCGGTCCTGACGGCGTGCGGGTCGGCCTCGGCGAGGTCACCGGGCGGGTGACCTCAGCCGTTCGGTAG
- a CDS encoding DUF4190 domain-containing protein, whose product MSIPPPPPSSPGPYGQPGQPGQPGPYGTPAQPAAPGPYAQPAQPGPYGQPAQPGPYGQPGPYDQPGPYGGAPSWQPGPSQKTNALAIVSFVMSIVCGIPFVPVILGIIALSQIRKNGEKGKGFAIAGIAIHGAVLLFLAIVMALGLSGAFDDASTSSKPKRDTSGEVTSPGYSDVRDIRAGDCFNTTDDLDDYAEEDGAKAAQRVDIVPCSEPHKGEAYGVFQLDDGLYPGIDKVEQVANEKCGGALFTDYVGDATKLPKTMSFYYYHPQPATWSFGDREVTCFLADSSGSSTGSLRAAGGS is encoded by the coding sequence GTGTCCATACCGCCACCGCCGCCCTCGTCCCCCGGTCCCTACGGGCAGCCCGGACAGCCCGGACAGCCCGGACCCTATGGAACGCCCGCACAGCCCGCCGCCCCCGGCCCGTACGCCCAGCCGGCACAGCCCGGCCCTTACGGACAGCCGGCACAGCCCGGCCCTTATGGTCAGCCGGGCCCCTACGACCAGCCCGGACCGTACGGTGGCGCACCGAGCTGGCAGCCCGGGCCGTCACAGAAGACGAACGCGCTGGCCATCGTGTCCTTCGTGATGTCGATCGTCTGCGGCATCCCGTTCGTCCCGGTCATCCTCGGCATCATCGCCCTCTCCCAGATCCGCAAGAACGGAGAGAAGGGCAAGGGCTTCGCCATCGCCGGTATCGCAATCCACGGCGCGGTGCTCCTGTTCCTGGCGATCGTGATGGCGCTCGGGCTCTCCGGCGCCTTCGACGACGCTTCCACCTCTTCCAAGCCGAAGCGCGACACCAGCGGCGAGGTCACCAGCCCGGGTTACAGCGACGTGCGGGACATCCGCGCCGGGGACTGCTTCAACACGACGGACGACCTGGACGACTACGCGGAGGAAGACGGGGCCAAGGCCGCCCAGCGGGTGGACATCGTGCCCTGCTCCGAGCCTCACAAGGGTGAGGCCTACGGAGTCTTCCAACTGGATGACGGCCTGTACCCCGGTATCGACAAGGTCGAGCAAGTCGCCAACGAGAAGTGCGGTGGAGCGCTGTTCACCGACTACGTGGGCGACGCCACCAAGCTGCCCAAGACGATGAGCTTCTACTACTACCACCCGCAGCCGGCCACCTGGTCCTTCGGCGACCGCGAAGTGACCTGCTTCCTGGCCGACTCCAGCGGCTCCAGCACCGGCTCGCTGCGCGCCGCCGGCGGCTCCTGA
- the nuoN gene encoding NADH-quinone oxidoreductase subunit NuoN: MSTTAVHSLWTTAAEPLAEIPAPQIEYAQLAPTLIVVGAAIVGVLIEAFVPRRGRYPAQVFLSVVALAAAFAAVVGLAAGGYGSTKAHLAVMGAIAVDGPALFLQGTILLASLVAIFTFAERRLDPRAHGSHVDSFAAQAAAVPGGDSEKAAVKAGFTTTEVYPLALFAVAGMLVFPAANDLLTLFIALEVFSLPLYLLCALARRKRLLSQEAAMKYFLLGAFSSAFLLFGIALVYGYAGSVSYARIADVVDGTVKTIDPALAATMGNDALLLIGGALILVGLLFKVGAVPFHMWTPDVYQGAPTPITGFMAAATKVAAFGALLRLLYVVLPGLRWDWRPVMWAVAIVTMLGGAIIAITQTDIKRLLAYSSIAHAGFILAGVIAVTPEGVSSVLFYLVAYSFVTIGAFAVVTLVRDAGGEATHLSKWAGLGRRSPLVAAVFALFLLAFAGIPLTSGFSGKFAVFSAAAEGGAGALVVVGVISSAIAAFFYIRVIVLMFFSEPKPEGPTVAVPSPLTMTTIGVGVAVTVVLGVAPQYFLDLAGQASVFVR; this comes from the coding sequence GATCGAGGCATTCGTCCCGCGAAGGGGGCGCTACCCCGCACAGGTCTTCCTGTCGGTGGTGGCGCTGGCCGCCGCGTTCGCCGCGGTGGTCGGGCTCGCCGCCGGAGGGTACGGCAGCACCAAGGCGCATCTCGCCGTGATGGGCGCCATCGCGGTCGACGGCCCCGCGCTGTTCCTCCAGGGCACGATCCTGCTTGCCTCGCTGGTCGCGATCTTCACCTTCGCCGAGCGGCGACTCGACCCGCGGGCGCACGGCAGCCATGTCGACTCCTTCGCAGCCCAAGCCGCCGCCGTACCGGGCGGCGACAGTGAGAAGGCGGCGGTCAAGGCGGGGTTCACCACCACCGAGGTCTATCCGTTGGCACTGTTCGCCGTCGCCGGGATGCTGGTCTTCCCGGCGGCCAACGACCTGCTGACCTTGTTCATCGCGCTTGAGGTCTTCTCGCTGCCGCTCTACCTGCTGTGCGCCCTGGCCCGCCGCAAGCGGCTCCTGTCGCAGGAAGCGGCCATGAAGTACTTCCTGCTCGGAGCGTTCTCGTCGGCGTTCCTGCTCTTCGGTATCGCGCTCGTGTACGGATACGCGGGCTCGGTGTCCTACGCCAGGATCGCCGACGTGGTCGACGGCACGGTCAAGACCATCGACCCCGCGCTCGCCGCCACCATGGGCAACGACGCGCTGCTGCTGATCGGTGGCGCGCTGATCCTGGTCGGGCTGCTGTTCAAGGTCGGCGCGGTGCCGTTCCACATGTGGACCCCGGACGTGTACCAGGGCGCACCGACCCCGATCACGGGCTTCATGGCGGCGGCCACCAAGGTCGCGGCGTTCGGGGCGCTGCTGAGGCTGCTCTACGTGGTGCTGCCGGGGCTGCGCTGGGACTGGCGGCCGGTGATGTGGGCGGTCGCCATCGTCACCATGCTGGGCGGCGCGATCATCGCGATCACCCAGACCGACATCAAGCGGCTGCTGGCCTACTCCTCGATCGCGCACGCCGGCTTCATCCTCGCCGGTGTCATCGCGGTCACGCCGGAAGGGGTCTCGTCGGTCCTCTTCTACCTGGTGGCCTACTCCTTCGTGACGATCGGCGCGTTCGCGGTCGTCACCCTGGTGCGTGACGCGGGGGGTGAGGCCACCCATCTGTCCAAGTGGGCCGGGCTCGGACGGCGCTCGCCACTGGTCGCCGCGGTCTTCGCGCTGTTCCTGCTGGCCTTTGCCGGTATCCCGCTGACCTCAGGCTTCTCCGGGAAGTTCGCGGTCTTCAGCGCGGCGGCCGAGGGCGGTGCGGGCGCGCTGGTCGTGGTGGGTGTGATCTCGTCCGCGATCGCCGCGTTCTTCTACATCAGGGTGATCGTGCTGATGTTCTTCAGCGAGCCGAAGCCCGAGGGGCCGACGGTGGCCGTGCCGTCGCCGCTGACGATGACCACCATCGGGGTGGGTGTCGCGGTCACCGTGGTGCTGGGTGTGGCGCCCCAGTACTTCCTCGATCTGGCCGGGCAGGCGAGCGTGTTCGTCCGGTAG